A region from the Stutzerimonas stutzeri genome encodes:
- the fliD gene encoding flagellar filament capping protein FliD yields the protein MAINSDYVKQMSTQLATYEVQSSLDRLNRNEARYKAQRDALSSLRTSLSTFKSAMTKLNSSTSSMLTNSATFSQEGYATATVGTTAKAGTYDFFVERLAGKQQVAVQGLVDGSLSGTLTLNAQAFDLSQYATLGDAATAINDAGLGVQATLVRSNGAVSLVVSSEQTGAANAFSHSMTGNAAATTTELSTAQDAMVRLGGSYGAGGIELTSASNTFTDVIDGVSLTVSKTHAAGDTPLTVTVGQDKADTQAKAQTFIDAFNALMTSFDSLTASGSDSAKRGALAGDSGVRAIESRLNGLLRADFGGKSLIDFGISADRNGKLTIDAKRFEAAVANDPAGFEELFTGTDKLLDSMDKTVGSYTSSTNGLLKNRMDTLDMNLRRIDEQFDTLQQQYDTHYSRYLRQFTTMMQTMQSMEQTSGMFSMPTTSQANGLFS from the coding sequence ATGGCTATAAATTCCGATTACGTAAAGCAGATGTCGACGCAGTTGGCGACCTACGAGGTTCAGTCTTCGTTGGATCGGCTTAACCGCAACGAAGCTCGCTACAAGGCCCAGCGCGACGCGTTGAGCTCGCTGCGTACCTCGCTGAGCACCTTCAAGTCAGCCATGACCAAGCTCAACAGCAGCACGTCGAGCATGCTGACCAACAGCGCGACCTTCAGCCAGGAGGGCTACGCCACCGCTACCGTGGGCACCACGGCAAAGGCTGGCACCTATGACTTCTTCGTCGAGCGGCTGGCCGGTAAGCAGCAGGTCGCGGTACAGGGCCTGGTCGACGGCAGCCTGAGCGGCACCCTGACGCTGAACGCCCAGGCTTTCGACCTGAGCCAGTACGCCACGCTGGGCGATGCCGCCACGGCCATCAACGACGCCGGTCTCGGTGTGCAAGCGACCCTGGTACGCAGCAACGGCGCGGTCAGCCTGGTCGTCAGCAGCGAGCAAACCGGCGCTGCCAACGCATTCAGCCACAGCATGACGGGCAACGCAGCCGCCACCACGACAGAGCTGTCCACTGCCCAGGACGCCATGGTCCGTCTGGGTGGCAGCTATGGCGCGGGCGGCATCGAGCTGACCAGCGCCAGCAACACCTTCACGGACGTCATCGACGGCGTCAGCCTGACCGTAAGCAAGACCCATGCGGCGGGCGACACCCCGCTGACCGTCACGGTCGGCCAGGACAAGGCCGACACCCAGGCCAAGGCGCAGACCTTCATCGACGCCTTCAACGCCCTGATGACCAGTTTCGATTCGCTCACCGCCAGTGGCAGCGACAGCGCCAAGCGCGGCGCCCTGGCCGGCGATTCCGGCGTGCGCGCCATCGAGAGCCGTCTGAATGGCCTGCTGCGTGCCGACTTCGGCGGCAAGAGCCTGATCGATTTCGGCATCAGTGCCGACCGTAACGGCAAGCTGACGATCGATGCCAAGCGCTTCGAAGCCGCGGTCGCCAACGATCCAGCGGGCTTCGAGGAGCTGTTTACCGGCACTGACAAGCTGCTCGACAGCATGGACAAGACCGTCGGCAGTTACACCAGCAGCACCAACGGCCTGCTGAAGAACCGCATGGACACGCTGGACATGAACCTGCGCCGCATCGACGAGCAGTTCGACACCCTCCAGCAGCAGTACGACACCCACTACAGCCGCTACCTGCGGCAGTTCACCACCATGATGCAGACCATGCAGAGCATGGAGCAGACCAGCGGAATGTTCTCGATGCCAACCACATCGCAAGCTAACGGATTGTTCTCATGA
- the fliS gene encoding flagellar export chaperone FliS: MNGYHPNDSYDSYRSVDLEARAASASPYELVLVLMDGLLDELARARGHIEHKRYQQKGLSLEKCMNILNGLNGALDEEGGGEVVQGLSRLYEYCIYRLSDVSVSLSLEGLDEVINLLGILREGWEGVSAARK, encoded by the coding sequence ATGAACGGCTATCACCCGAACGACAGTTACGACAGCTACCGCTCGGTAGACCTCGAAGCGCGTGCCGCCTCCGCGTCGCCCTATGAGCTGGTGCTGGTGCTGATGGACGGCCTGCTGGACGAGCTGGCGCGGGCCCGCGGCCACATCGAGCACAAGCGCTACCAGCAGAAAGGTCTTTCGCTGGAAAAGTGCATGAACATCCTCAACGGCCTTAACGGCGCGCTCGATGAAGAGGGCGGCGGCGAAGTGGTGCAAGGCTTGTCGCGTCTCTACGAGTACTGCATCTATCGGCTCTCGGACGTCAGCGTTTCGCTGTCGCTCGAAGGGCTGGACGAGGTGATCAACCTGCTCGGCATTCTCCGTGAGGGCTGGGAGGGCGTCAGTGCCGCCCGTAAGTGA